Proteins encoded by one window of Rutidosis leptorrhynchoides isolate AG116_Rl617_1_P2 chromosome 7, CSIRO_AGI_Rlap_v1, whole genome shotgun sequence:
- the LOC139859446 gene encoding uncharacterized protein: protein MENSDSGLGPEGREIIAFASKDIREPLLSNSENNSVHSGSSLQLVRNEIASNSDDEGSQSDHRTKKSRVPIFQGLIEKVRTTVRGSSDDIGWLQCAPDMPPVEDMTERFTNILDIIREGVHMLPSSMVYLLVPGLFSNHGPLYFTSTKATFSKLGLTCHIAKIHSEASVEKNAREIKEFIEEFHWGSKKRVFLLGHSKGGIDAAAALSMYWPDLKDKVAGLALAQSPYGGSPIASDILREGQIGDYINVRKLMEILICKVIKGDLQALEDLTYDKRKEFLKAHRLPKELPVVSFHTEANISPSVLATLSRVAHAELPTLAPLSAPILPIVMPLGATLAACAQLLQSRYGEKSDGLVTRRDAEVPGSVVVRPKRKLDHAWMVYSSTKDEPLEADASQVCEALLTLLMEVGLRKNHVHSIRDE, encoded by the exons ATGGAAAATTCAGATTCAGGCCTGGGTCCCGAGGGGCGGGAAATCATTGCATTTGCTTCAAAAGATATTAGAGAACCTTTGTTAAGTAATAGTGAAAATAATTCTGTGCATTCTGGATCATCGTTACAACTTGTTCGTAATGAAATAGCAAGTAATTCAGATGATGAAGGTTCACAATCTGATCATCGCACCAAAAAAAGCCGAGTTCCAATTTTTCAAGG GCTTATTGAGAAGGTTCGAACGACAGTTCGTGGCTCATCTGATGACATTGGATGGCTACAATGTGCTCCAGATATGCCTCCTGTTGAAGATATGACTGAACGTTTTACTAACATACTCGATATTATCAG GGAAGGTGTGCACATGTTGCCAAGCTCAATGGTGTATCTCTTGGTTCcag GTCTTTTTAGCAATCACGGACCGTTATATTTTACTAGCACGAAAGCAACTTTTTCAAAATTGGGATTGACATGTCACATTGCAAAGATCCATAGTGAG GCTTCGGTGGAAAAGAATGCGAGAGAAATAAAAGAGTTCATCGAAGAGTTCCATTGGGGATCGAAGAAACGTGTATTTCTTCTTGGGCATAGTAAAGGGGGAATAGATGCAGCTGCTGCTTTATCAATGTATTGGCCCGATTTAAAAGATAAAGTTGCGGGCCTGGCTTTAGCACAAAGCCCGTATGGTGGTAGCCCAATAGCTTCCGATATTCTGAGAGAAGGGCAAATTGGGGATTATATCAATGTTCGAAAACTTATGGAAATATTGATCTGTAAAGTGATAAAG GGTGATTTGCAAGCACTCGAAGATTTAACTTACGATAAGCGAAAAGAGTTCCTAAAGGCGCACCGTTTGCCTAAAGAACTTCCAGTAGTCTCTTTTCATACAGAAGCCAACATCTCGCCATCCGTTTTAGCAACTCTTTCACGCGTTGCACACGCAGAGCTTCCAACATTAGCCCCTTTATCGGCCCCTATACTACCTATCGTAATGCCACTTGGCGCCACATTGGCTGCATGTGCTCAGCTGCTACAATCCAGATACGGTGAGAAGAGTGATGGGCTCGTGACCCGTCGGGACGCAGAGGTACCGGGCTCAGTAGTGGTCCGGCCCAAACGGAAGTTGGATCATGCATGGATGGTTTACTCTTCAACTAAAGATGAGCCTTTGGAAGCAGATGCTTCTCAAGTGTGTGAGGCTTTGTTAACTTTGCTTATGGAAGTTGGACTCAGAAAGAATCATGTCCATAGCATTAGAGATGAATAA
- the LOC139858706 gene encoding uncharacterized protein, which yields MRVLCPNVDREDALETVLDVPIPEEMFTAMGTTVALRWQNMATWMRAQTLDKWSSPVIANRYNELSFLLYTLGCPLLPLQIQLDDSATRSIRNSSIEASTAKYIVQQYMAAIGGQPALNSVQSLCAIGQLKMSASDFHQGDEAVKAQMKEETGGFVIWQKNPDLWCLELLVSGCKVISGSNGKISWRQTSNQLRPMTKGPPRPLRRFLQGLDPRSTGDLFLQAVCIGEKIINDEECFILKLDTSQSDLEAQANSKYEIIHHTIWGYFSQRSGLLVKFEDSRLLTVNSENGEGIFWETSTESVIEDYRYVEGVNVAHSGKTSVTIFRYGEQSSNHKRELEEKWNIEEVHFNVWGLNNEFFKPPPEVTKEGKTA from the exons ATGAGGGTGCTTTGTCCGAATGTGGACCGAGAAGATGCATTGGAAACCGTTCTCGACGTACCAATACCAGAAGAGATGTTTACGGCCATGGGGACCACTGTCGCTTTACGATGGCAAAACATGGCAACATGGATGAGGGCTCAAACTTTGGATAAATGGTCTTCTCCCGTTATAGCTAATCGTTATAACGAGCTAAGTTTTTTGCTTTACACACTTGGATGTCCTCTTCTTCCCCTTCAAATTCAACTAGACGATTCAGCCACTCGCTCCATCCGTAACTCTTCTATT GAAGCATCGACAGCGAAATATATAGTGCAACAATACATGGCTGCAATAGGAGGACAACCGGCTTTGAATTCGGTACAGAGTTTATGTGCGATTGGTCAACTGAAAATGAGTGCGTCGGACTTTCACCAAGGTGATGAAGCGGTCAAGGCCCAAATGAAAGAGGAGACGGGAGGGTTCGTTATTTGGCAAAAGAATCCAGATTTATGGTGCTTAGAGTTACTAGTTTCGGGTTGTAAGGTTATATCAGGAAGCAATGGCAAGATTTCATGGAGACAAACTTCAAACCAACTAAGACCTATGACCAAAGGTCCTCCTCGTCCTCTACGACGGTTTCTTCAG GGTTTGGACCCAAGGTCCACAGGAGATTTGTTTCTTCAAGCAGTATGCATAGGTGAAAAGATCATCAATGATGAAGAATGCTTTATCCTAAAGCTTGATACGAGTCAATCAGATCTCGAGGCACAAGCCAATTCCAAGTACGAGATCATACATCACACAATTTGGGGATACTTTAGCCAAAGATCGGGTCTTTTAGTCAAGTTTGAGGATTCAAGGTTGCTAACTGTGAACAGTGAAAATGGGGAAGGGATATTCTGGGAAACCAGCACAGAATCGGTAATCGAGGATTATAGGTATGTTGAGGGTGTAAATGTCGCACATAGTGGGAAAACTTCTGTTACGATTTTCAGATACGGAGAACAGTCATCTAATCATAAAAGGGAGCTTGAAGAAAAATGGAATATTGAGGAGGTTCATTTTAATGTTTGGGGATTGAACAACGAGTTCTTTAAGCCGCCTCCTGAAGTCACAAAAGAGGGGAAAACGGCTTAA
- the LOC139858771 gene encoding uncharacterized protein, whose protein sequence is MKDDEPLPISSPTILISSKKETLDWTITKRRYKFWAFTAIILLAFWSMLSGTVSLRFSAGNLNGLSDDVAGGSLVLYDLDAIELEEREKIVQHMWDVYSNGRSSLIKLPLFWREAFVAAYEDLSSDLIEVREAAISEIAKMSVNSINLDPSASEKSMNLRGLSSHSTRLS, encoded by the exons ATGAAAGATGATGAACCTCTGCCAATATCATCACCAACAATATTAATCTCCAGTAAAAAAGAAACCCTAGATTGGACTATAACTAAACGCCGTTACAAATTTTGGGCATTTACCGCCATTATTCTTCTCGCTTTCTGGTCAATGCTTTCCGGCACCGTCAGTCTCCGTTTCTCCGCCGGCAACCTCAACGGCTTATCAGATGACGTCGCCGGTGGTTCACTTGTTCTCTATGATCTCGATGCTATT GAATTGGAGGAAAGGGAGAAGATTGTGCAGCATATGTGGGATGTGTATAGTAATGGTAGGTCATCATTGATTAAATTACCTCTATTTTGGCGGGAAGCATTTGTAGCTGCATATGAGGATTTAAGTAGTGATTTAATTGAAGTTAGAGAAGCTGCAATATCGGAGATTGCTAAAATGTCTGTGAATTCGATTAATCTCGATCCTTCGGCTTCCGAAAAATCAATG AATTTAAGAGGATTGAGTTCACATAGTACTAGATTATCTTGA